From the genome of Pseudoxanthomonas sp.:
CTTGAACAGGCCATACAGCACGCCGCAGGCCACGATCGTCACCCCGATCACCGCCATGTATCCAAACCGCGTGTGCAGCTCGGGCATGTTGTCGAAGTTCATGCCGTACCAGCTGGTGATCAGCGTGGGCGCGGCCAGCAGGGCGGCCCAGGCGCCCAGGCGCTTGACCGTTTCGCCCTGGCCCAGGGTGACCAGCGACAGGTTGACGCTGAGCGCGGTGCCCAGCATCTCGCGCAGCGTGTCGATGCCGTCGTTGACCCGCAGCGCGTGGTCGTGGACATCGCGCATGTACAGGCGGATTTCCTCGGGCACCAGCGGGCTCTGGGTGCGCACCAGGTGGTTCAGCACGTCCTGCAACGGGCCGACTGCCACGCGCATCAGGGTGAGCTCGCGCTTGAGGTCGTACAGGCGCCGCACCACGGCGCCCTTGTAGGTCTCGGAGAAGATGTCGCGTTCCAGCGAGAACAGCGTGTTGCGCGATTCCTCGATGATCGGCAGGTAGTTGTCGACGATGAAGTCCAGCACGGTGTACAGGCAGAAGGCCGGCCCGAGCTGCAGCAGGTCCGGTTCGCGCTCGATCCGCAGCCGCGCCGGCGTGTAGGACAGCGAGGCGCCATGGCGCACGGTGATCAGGTAGCGCTGGCCCAGGAAGGCCTGGGTCTCGCCGTAGCGGATCTTTTCGTCGATGACCTGCACGGTGTGCATGGCCAGGAACAGCGACTGGCCATAGGCCTCCAGCTTGGGGCGTTGGTGCGCCTTGCTGGCGTCTTCGATGGCCAGGTCGTGCAGGCAGAACTCCTCCTGCAGCTTCAGCAGGACGTCCTGGTGCGGTTCGTATAACCCGACCCAGACGAAGGAGCCATCGTCGGTCGCCAGCACGTCGCTGATCTGGTCCAGGGTCAGGTCGCGCCGCTTGCCGCTCTGGTCGTACGAGGCGCAGGTGATGACGCAGGCGGGGTTGCCTGGAGAGGACGGGGGTTGCGGAGGAAGGGGGGCGGAAGGGGTGTTCGAAGGCAACAGGCTCATGCCGCGCATCGTGCGCCAGCGCCGGTGAACCCGGCAACCCGCGCATGGCCACGTTCCAGGCGGCCGATCGGGTCGCATGACTACCGGCACATCCGCTATACCGGACTTCGCACTAGTATCGTCTTCAACCTAGTGGCAGGGGGCCGGCAATGGGCGATCCAGAGACCCAACTCAAGAAGTTCCAGAAGGAGCTCAGCGCCGGCACGGTCTCGCTGGCGCTGCTCGCGGTGCTGGCCCAGGCCGGGGAACCGCTCTACGGGTATCTGATCGCCAAGCGCATGGAGCTGCTGGGCGAAGGGGTGTTGTCGGGCAAGCAGAGCGCGTTGTATCCGGTGCTGCGCAACCTGGAGGGCGCCGGCCTGCTGGACAGCCATGTGGAACCATCGGCGTCAGGTCCGCCCAGGCGCTATTACCGCATCACCGAGCCGGGGCGCGAAACCCTGACGCAATGGGCCGCCGCCTGGCGTGCCACCCGCGATTCCGTTGACACCGTCCTGAGGGGGACCACCGCATGAACGCACAAGGTTTGCCCACCACCATCCCCGAATACCTGGAACAGCTGCGGGCGGCGCTGAAGGGTGCTGACCCGGCCATGATCCAGGACGCGTTGTACGACGCCGAGGAATACCTGCGCTCGGAACTGGGCGAACAGGCCGGCAAGACCGAGGCCGAGGTCATCGCTTCGGTCGCCGGCAGCTACGGCGCGCCGGAAGAAGTGGCCGACATCTATCGCCAGACCGAAGTCACGGTGACCCGCGCGCTGCGCGCGCCGCCGCCGCCGCCACGGCGTTCGTCCATCGGCAAGTTCTTCGGCGTCGCGGCAGACCCGCGTACCTATGGCGCGCTGTTCTACATGCTGCTGTCGATGATCACCGGCACGTTCTACTTCACCTGGGTCGTGACTGGCGCATCCATCTCGCTGGGCACGTTGATCCTGATCATCGGTCTACCGCTGCTGGTGCTGTTCTTCGGCTCCATCCGGGTGCTGTCGCTGGTGGAAGGCCGCATCGTCGAGGCGCTGCTGGGCCAGCGTATGCCGCGCCGTCCGCTTTACACGCAGCGCGACCGGCCGTGGCTGTCGCGCATCGGCGACATGTTCACCGACCGCCGCACCTGGAGCACGATGCTGTACCTGCTGCTGATGCTGCCGCTGGGCATCGTGTACTTCACCCTGGCCACCATCCTGCTGTCGGCTTCGCTGGGCATGCTGGCCGCGCCGCTGCTGTACTTCTGGGACGATTCGCATGTATGGGTGGACGGGGTCAGCGTGACCATCAGCAACGCCTGGGCGATTCCATTGGTGACCTTCGCTGGGCTGATCCTGCTGTTCGTCACCTTGCACCTGGCCCGCGCTATCGGCCACATGCACGGCTGGCTGGCCAAGCAGCTGCTGGTGCGTTCGCCGGTGGTGTGATGTCGTAGCCCGGGTAAGGCCAACGGCCGCACCTGGGATCACGCGGGGGCTGCTTACCACCCGGGCTACGGTCTAGGCCGCCATCAACAAAAACCCGCCAGTCACGGCGGGTTTTTTGTTGATGCGGCTGAAGCGGATCAGGCGTTGTACTTGGCGAAGAATGCCTTGACGTCCGGATACACCTCGTCGCGCCAGCGGCGGCCGCTGAAGATGCCGTAATGGCCGGCGCCCTTGACCGTGATGTGCTTGCGCTTGGCTTTCGGGATGCCGGTGCACAGCGCTTGGGCCGCCTTGGTCTGGCCCAGCCCGGCGATGTCGTCCAGCTCGCCTTCGATGCTCAGCAGCGCGGTACGGCTGATCGCGGCCGGATTGACCCGCTCACCGCCGATGTCCCACTCCCCGCGAGGCAGCAGGAATTCCTGGAACACGATCCGGATGGTGTCCAGGTAGAACTCGGCAGGCATGTCCAGCACGGCGTTGTATTCGTCGTAGAACCGGCGATGCGCGTCGGCATCGTCCAGGTCGCCCTTGACCAGGTCGGCGTAGAAATCCCAGTGCGACATGAAATGCCGGTTGGGATTCATCGCGATGAATCCGGCATGCTGCAGGAAGCCCGGATAGACCTCACGCCCGTGGCCGGGATAGTTCACGGGTACGGTGTGGATGACGTTGTTCTCGAACCACGACAGCGGGTTCTGCGTGGCCAGGTCGTTGACCTGGGTCGGGCTGACGCGCGCATCGATCGGCCCACCCATCATCACCAACGAGCGCGGCGTGGTTTCGCCGGCGGCGGCCATCAGCGACACCGCCGCCAGCACCGGCACGGTCGGCTGGCACACGCTCATCACGTGCAGCTGGTCGGCGCCGATGTGG
Proteins encoded in this window:
- a CDS encoding PadR family transcriptional regulator; the protein is MGDPETQLKKFQKELSAGTVSLALLAVLAQAGEPLYGYLIAKRMELLGEGVLSGKQSALYPVLRNLEGAGLLDSHVEPSASGPPRRYYRITEPGRETLTQWAAAWRATRDSVDTVLRGTTA
- a CDS encoding sensor domain-containing protein codes for the protein MNAQGLPTTIPEYLEQLRAALKGADPAMIQDALYDAEEYLRSELGEQAGKTEAEVIASVAGSYGAPEEVADIYRQTEVTVTRALRAPPPPPRRSSIGKFFGVAADPRTYGALFYMLLSMITGTFYFTWVVTGASISLGTLILIIGLPLLVLFFGSIRVLSLVEGRIVEALLGQRMPRRPLYTQRDRPWLSRIGDMFTDRRTWSTMLYLLLMLPLGIVYFTLATILLSASLGMLAAPLLYFWDDSHVWVDGVSVTISNAWAIPLVTFAGLILLFVTLHLARAIGHMHGWLAKQLLVRSPVV
- the phaZ gene encoding polyhydroxyalkanoate depolymerase, with translation MLYQWHEMGRQWMAPWVHLADASSRAFSDPNSWLSNLPGAQRISAYNELMHRLGKDYEKPDWDIPEVEAEGRTVPVIEQEVLTKPFCRLLRFKRFTDDQAYIEKLKLQPTVLVVAPLSGHHATLLRDTVRTLLRDHKVYVTEWIDARLVPVEEGGFGLEDYVAYIQDFIRHIGADQLHVMSVCQPTVPVLAAVSLMAAAGETTPRSLVMMGGPIDARVSPTQVNDLATQNPLSWFENNVIHTVPVNYPGHGREVYPGFLQHAGFIAMNPNRHFMSHWDFYADLVKGDLDDADAHRRFYDEYNAVLDMPAEFYLDTIRIVFQEFLLPRGEWDIGGERVNPAAISRTALLSIEGELDDIAGLGQTKAAQALCTGIPKAKRKHITVKGAGHYGIFSGRRWRDEVYPDVKAFFAKYNA